Part of the Lycium ferocissimum isolate CSIRO_LF1 chromosome 6, AGI_CSIRO_Lferr_CH_V1, whole genome shotgun sequence genome, GTGACCTTTTCttgtaaaataataaagcagTAGACATGTTTTCTTAAGTGTTTCTTTTTTAGAAGTTTACaatgtttaaaaaaaagttttatacAACGAAAATTGACAAAATATTCTATGAATAATTTCTTCTAAGAAGTGTTGATGATGAAACCGAGACTTTTGATTAAGGATAGAAAGATATCATTCATTTATCTTACCACACTATTCGGTagccagtggcggagccacatagagCCGAGGGGGTTCATCTGAACCCCCTCggaggaaaaaaaatactatttttacaaggttaaaattattttttatgtatatatagtagatgttgaacctccttaggcttcttcgtatgtttacttttttatagtTTGAACTCCCTCAGCGGAAATCCTGGCTCTGCCACTGTCGGTAGCGTTAGTGTTACCGAAAAAGTGAAGATCTTGGCTCTGCGACCATCACCAcaagtggcggagccacatgcaTCGctgaaaaattacactgtgtaAATACGTAAAAAGaacttttttatgtatatatactatgtgtTAAACCCTCTTAATTTCATTGTATATttgcttttttatattttaacacTCATTAGTAAAAGTTCTAGTTCCCCGTTGATCACCACGCTACCAGAATAAAGTGTAAGTAAACAAAGCAAAGCCGGGCCACTTGATTCCGTAAGTGAGAGATTTTGCCTCAAAGCACCTACTAAAAGCCGTggcattatttattattattattattattattattattattattattgatctTTTGTAGAACGAAAATTGGTTCAAACATTTCGTCGAACAACTGGCATACTTATAATTTTTAATTCCTATAGTATATATGAGAAAGTGCACATcacattttcaaaatttcaagtacatatctacaaattttgtatTCTTTGGTTCTCCAGGTGTACATTTTTCTAATTTAAGTCATGCTCCTCGTgcaaacaaaaatagaaaattactATTAGAATATCATCCCATATATAGCTGATGAGGATGTTTTTGTTTGGACTAATTAGTAGGAACactaataataaaaacaaaaaagaagcaGTGTTTCCTTGACTTGTAATAAAGTATTGATCAAATCATGTAAATTATGTGTTGAAGATCATATAATTGTACAGACTCAGATATATCTTAAGTAAGCAGTGTTTTCAACAGTTCTATTTTCTACTCATATTTGGAACCAACACACAATTAATAGCGCCTATATTTTGACTTGGTTAATGTTCAAAACTAAAAAATGTCAACTTACCTTTCCTTGTCTTTATTTTATAGACAgctagaaaacaaaaaaaaaaaaaaaagagttacaaTTAATTAAAGAACCCGAAATGAAAACAATACTcaaatgtatttttattttattattcataTTAGCAAGCTACCATTTCATTTCTTTAATAATAGTTTTGGCCTTTTGGATGGTCATGTATTCCAAATAATAAGATTACAAAACActgagaagaaaatatatgtcaATCAGTGATAAAGAAATGATGTTAAAATTGCATATTCAAATGTGAGTtccaattaaataaaaaagtcatgattttgttaaatttaactATCGGAATTTGTTTAATACTGAACGAAGATCTAAATTTACTACAAAGATAAGTGCTTTCATTTTCTCTTGTATAAGACCTGCACAATTACTTTCCAGTCATAGTTGGCACTAGTGGTGAAAAATGGACAAGTTGGATCGGATTTGGGTGGATTGAAAATAGATCATTACTTCACTCGCTCATATTTTACGTTTTTTTTTGCATGGATTAcccttcaaaggcgctggtcttttaatttttgtccctcaaattgttggtctttaatttttacccttcgcttAAAACTGTGGTCGAAAATATCTtaagattctgggttcgaactcccgctcagtcaaaaaaaattcacaaggcaaGGCTTCGCGAAAAGTCTGCCTTAAATTTCCGCcataagagatttttttttctcttttgccttgaggcaaatttttttttttcctggaaTTCTATAAAAAGGCCTACCTTTTACCTGAATTGGCCAAATTTTGCAACGAAAACTACttcgcgattttttttttttggtgaccGAGTTCGAACCCTGAAAAATACTTTAggtaaaggacaaaaattaaaaatcagcaatttgaggacaaaaattaaagaccaccctcgAATAAGAGCAATCGGGCAAATTGCCCAATATTTTATGCGGTTAAAAACGGGCCGGATTGCATCAATAATGGGTTAGGTTAAAACGGATTTGACCCACTTTTACACATATGTGAGAAAAGTGAAGACTATCTATATTTTTAGGGAAGAATATATCATTCAAATCAGAAATTTAGAACAACAGAAAATGTAGAAATACGTGCTCCCTAACTCATACATGGGCAGAGGTAGTATATAACATGTGATTCGACAAAAATCTAGTAAtaattttggttcaaattttgtatatgcataaaaaaatgaccatatatataaattaaatttaaaatccaATTGTAACACTTGAAGCCGTATCTATAATTCAGAACCCATAAGGTTCTTCTGGCCCCGTCTCTGAGCTCATATACACTTCCACTGTAGCTTATATGTATAAAGTATAACTAGGTAATAAATAATATGCAACAACATTATCTCACACaataattaattttcatttcttaACCATTATTTCGTTTGAAAAACTCCTACTATGTCTctaaaactcattttcttcttcgTTTTGTCCACTCTTTTTCATGTTTACTTCCTTTTTAGATCGTTCTTTTTTGTTCTAAGGGGAGAGGTAAAAAAAGTTGAGTAGGAATTATATTAAGATGCGTGCTGATAAAATTATATAGAGTTTTAAGCTagtcaaaatttatttattttaaattcttCACTAAAGCTTTTAATTTGTTATGAATTAGACCAGAAAGACAAATAAGTTTTTTATTCATGTGAACTAACAAACCTTTAACGTGTGGATTAGAATTTGATGACAGAGAAGGTTTTTTATTCTGTGAACGTCAGCACAtcttaaatattaattttctgtTATACCAAATTTCAATCTAGGACTTCATGTGTTTAGataccaaaaatatatactACAATAAAGGCATCATTGCGATACTGAAGGTTTTGACATATATTGCATCAGCAAAACACGTGGACAAGGATGTTGGAATTTTTATTAAATGTTAACTTaattattgttacttataaaaATGGATTAAACAAATATAGTTGGTGCATATGATTTGGACTCTTAATATGTTGGATTCGTTGTTGGACCTGAATCACTTCATATATTTGTATAGGTTGGCAGTAGTGTAGGTTCTATTGAGGATCTAATGAATTTTGTTATAAAGAGGTCCATGAGGTCAATATTTGATGCCTATAAATATATGTCCTGGTTGAGAAGATAAGTAGGAGCTCGCCATATATCTATAGGCATCAAACCTCGACCTAATAAGCCTCGCATAACATATTTCATTAGACCTTTAACAAGACCTATCTTAATGTCAGTTCATTAGACCTTTAACAAGACCTATATTACTGTCAGTTCATACCAATAAATAAGGACAACTTACAGGAACCACTACCTTTTAAGAGCTTTTAACAATCCGTAGCtacattttatgtatttatattttgtaactAGTTTAAGGCAATTCGATGTATTTGAATACATTGTTCAGTTGTATCCAACCTTATTTGATGTCATGTGTATTCGAATAAATGCAACCTTAATTTCTTTGAATACACATTTATTCAAAATGATTGTATTCTAGTGCATTTAAATACACGACGGAGCCGTTTATTttagtgtatttatatattgatcTATCCTTTTGTTGTGGTTGTATTTAAATGTATTCGAGTTCCGACCAGCAAGGGCGCTGCCGGACGTCGCAATGTTGAATGTATTcgactgtatttgaatgtatttcaacaaaatttcagatgcaaaatttcaaatacaccaTATTTGCTCGAAAAAATTATAtgcaaatatatttatatagatcatttaaacaacatacacaatcaaatacatctagtttGCCCCAAGATACAATCAGccaaatacatataacttatatttacactaaaaaaataacgaatacactcaCATACGCTCAGATCTAAGATACAATAAGGAGAAGAAGCCATGGATTCCAGTATCCATTCAGATCTGAGAAGCTTTCCTCTCTAAAGCTTCTTATAATTTCCTCAACCTTTCTTTAAGTTCCTCACTTTTTTCTATGAGTTTTGGACTGCAGAACACAAAATTGGATCTAGATAACAAGCCCATTAGATCTGGACGCTTTGACGAGAGTTCAGCTTCCGATGAAGCTTCGGCGAGAAATGAATGTATTGTCTTGGTTGTTGAAAGAATAAGGCCATCGTTTGCGCTGCCAGCAATGGTGGCGCCAGTTGTGGAGGGGTGGTGAGGGAGAAGAGGGAGGGAACGAAGAGAGAAGTGAGGGAGAAGCTTGATACAGTGGAATAACTCTATGTATTTGGTATAGCTGCAATATGTAAATTAGAAAATCACCGTAGTTacgaaatataaataaattaaatagtaGTGATTATTAATAAATACCTCTTAGAGGTaactatgccaagtaaatttttcaataaataaaGTGATTTAGGCCCAACATTGAATCCAATAAATAAGCGACTCAAATTATGTCCATCAAGTATATTTGTTTAGCACgtttttgtaaataaataacAATGATCAAGTCAAATACCAGTCCACATTTAATAAAACTTCCAACAAAAGAAACATGCATATTGGTTTAATATGAGAGGATTGAACGGATCAACTAAATTTGGATTAAAATTGCCATCACTATTTGGCACCAACTCAAAGTTAATAGCGCCTAACTTTTGACTTGGTAATTGATTTTCAGAACTCAAAAATGTGAACTTATGTTTCGTGTTTTTatatttgaaggaaagaaaaaaaaaaaaaacgagtcACAATCAATTAAAGAACACGAGATACCATCAAGGAGTGTGGTGTGATGAATATGATTAACTCcctttggtatatattcttaaCTAGAGATTTTGAGTTTGTTGAGTATGGagaataaagaaataattaatatattcAGATTATTATGTATTTACATAATGCAGTTTTTTATGAATTCCTCAAACCACTTTAATTTATCAATTTTATATTCTCTATTTCAAGTTGAAGTCGAAATAATGGACCACATTGTTAGACAAACGTTAATTagcaaataatatttcaaattaaagttgaaataatgaaatgattttaatGAACTCAGAAAGGTCAAATTATGTTTCTGTGCTTACTTTTATAAATGGAAAAAACATAGTAATGAGTTACAATTAATTAAAGAACTAGTgtctttaatttaaaatcacGTGCCTGAAAACTCTTAAGTTCATGAATCATGAGGTTGAGGTGCACCCTCTATATAAGTCATAAGTACAGCAGCTAGCTCtaaaccaattcaatccaataAAAATCACTTCACTTTCTCTTAATTGTGTTGTGAGAAAGATGGACACTCAACACTTTATTTCTTTCTTGCTCTTCatctctttcctcttttttctaaTTCAGAAATTGAggattaaaacaaaaaaaggtcACAACAAGAAAATATTACCTCCAGGACCATGGAGGCTACCAATTATTGGTAGTGTGCACCACTTCACAAAAGGATTACCACATCATGTTCTCAAAAACTTGTCACAAAAATTTGGTCCCATCATGTACTTACAACTTGGGGAAGTCCCCACTGTAGTTGTatcctcaccacacatggcacaaaaATTTCTAAAAACTCACGACCTTGCCTTTGCATCAAGGTCACAAAGCATGGTAGGGAAGATCTTTTGTTATGGCTGTACGGATATTGCATTTTCTCCGTATGGTGATTATTGGAGACACATGCGCAAATTGTGCATCATGGAACTCCTCAGTGCCAAGATGGTCAAGTCGTTCAGCCCGATTCGACAAGATGAACTCTCGAGTCTCATATCGTCGATTAAATCGATGGAGAACTTGCCCATCAATATGTCAGAAAAACTATTTTGGTTTATGAACTCCGTGACATGCAGGTCATCGTTTGGGAAAACGTGTAAAGATCAAAATGAGGTGATGATAAATTTGATTCACAGAGTATTAATCTTAGCTGGAGGTTTCGAGCTGGCTGATTTGTTCCCTTCGAAAAAATTTCTTAGTGGGATTAGTGGGATGGGTTCTAAATTAATTGAGGCACGTAATAAGATAGATGCAGTATTGGACAAAGTTATTGATGTGCATCGAGAGAATCGGgcaaatggaaaaaaattcaatGCTGAATGTGGAATTGATGAAGACTTGATTGATGTTTTCTTTAGAGTCATGGAGACAGGGGAACTTCCATTTACCCTAACAAATGACAACATCAAAGCCGTTATTATTGTAAGTTCACTCTCCCTTTGTCTTTTGATTATATTGTCAGACCTATCTATAATGTCACTCCTCGTTACAGTATTTTGCTATAACATACAACTTTCATGGTGAACTTGGAACAagagaaattaaaagatgaagtTGGGAACCCTTTTGTATCCTCATAGTTGGATAATTTTTGCTTATAACAACCAACTGCTATAAATGTAGAAAAAGGTTCAGGCAAAGAAAACCGTTATAAAAAGTTTAACTATATAAATAAACTTAAAGCGGTAAAAAcacaacccttttttttttggtagcaGTACATGATAATAATGAATAACATACAATCATATAGTATCTAGTCTTACCATAAATCATATAAAATCTAGTTTTTTAAGATTAGAAGAGCTAGGAACTACTATATTGTTTGACGTGGTTGAAGAAATTTGACCAGCATATTAATTTATATGATGTAGGACATGTTCGTAGCAGGATCTGATACATCATCTTCAACCGTTGCATGGGCATTATCAGAATTGATTAAGAGCCCTAGTGTCATGGCCAAAGCACAAGCCGAAGTAAGAGAAGCCTTTAAGGGAAAGAAAACATTCGATGATGATGACCTCGAGAAGTTGAATTACCTAAAATTGGTTATCAAAGAAACACTTAGGTTACATCCTCCAACTCCTCTACTACTTCCGAGGGAATGCAGAGAGGAAACAGAGATAGAAGGATTCACAATACCGATCAAAAGCAAAGTCCTGGTAAACGTATGGGCAATAGGAAGAGATCCAGAAAGTTGGAAAGATCCTGAAAGTTTTATACCAGAGAGATTCGAGAACAGTTCAATTGACTTTGGCGGAAATCACTTCCAATTTCTTCCCTTTGGTGCTGGAAGAAGAACTTGTCCAGGAAGACTATTTGGTTTAGCTCTTATTACTTTGCCATTAGCCCATTTGCTTTACAATTTTGACTGGACACTTCCCAATGGTATGGACCCAAAAGATTTGGACATGACTGAGACAAATGGTTTGACTGCTAGAAAAGACAAGGATCTTTACTTGATAGCTACTCCTCATACATATTATCTTCAATAAAAAAAGTGTTTGAATAAGTCAAGGACAGGCAACTAGCCTTTTGTAATGTTTCTTTTCCATTATCTAGTGTGTTGTTGTACCATGTGAGAAATAgatcaaataatatatatgacTTGTATTTGGCTTGGAGGTTTGGTTCTAATAGAATATGCATTAGAAAATCTTATCATTTAGTAGGCTTGACTTGATCACATAAAAGGATTA contains:
- the LOC132060966 gene encoding premnaspirodiene oxygenase-like translates to MDTQHFISFLLFISFLFFLIQKLRIKTKKGHNKKILPPGPWRLPIIGSVHHFTKGLPHHVLKNLSQKFGPIMYLQLGEVPTVVVSSPHMAQKFLKTHDLAFASRSQSMVGKIFCYGCTDIAFSPYGDYWRHMRKLCIMELLSAKMVKSFSPIRQDELSSLISSIKSMENLPINMSEKLFWFMNSVTCRSSFGKTCKDQNEVMINLIHRVLILAGGFELADLFPSKKFLSGISGMGSKLIEARNKIDAVLDKVIDVHRENRANGKKFNAECGIDEDLIDVFFRVMETGELPFTLTNDNIKAVIIDMFVAGSDTSSSTVAWALSELIKSPSVMAKAQAEVREAFKGKKTFDDDDLEKLNYLKLVIKETLRLHPPTPLLLPRECREETEIEGFTIPIKSKVLVNVWAIGRDPESWKDPESFIPERFENSSIDFGGNHFQFLPFGAGRRTCPGRLFGLALITLPLAHLLYNFDWTLPNGMDPKDLDMTETNGLTARKDKDLYLIATPHTYYLQ